GCGGTCCCACCACTCCGGCCACGCAGCCGTGGCCGCCGACGGCCTGGTCCAGGATTCCGGTCAGGGTGCTCAGCTCCCAGGTCCGGCCCACCAGCGTCGGCTCCCGTCGCCGACGTTGGGTGCGCCCGTCGCCCACGGCCAGCAGCCGGTGCGCCGGCACCGGCACGTCGGTGCCCTTGATCTGCACCAGCTCGGAATCACCCAGGACAGCGGCATTTTCGACCAGGCGTGCGGTCGATTCGCTGATCATCACACCGCCGGGAGGGGCGGCGGATTCCATGCGCTGCGCCATCCCCACCTGTTCGCCGATCGCTGTGTAACCCGCTGGGCCGGAACCGATTTCACCGGCGATCACCTGGCCCGAATTGAGCCCGACCCGCAACCGCAACGCCACCCCGTCATCGCGTTCGATATCGCCGGCAAGCGGCTGGATTTCGCGTTGAATGGCCACCGCCGCCAGACAGGCTCGCAACGCGTGATCTTCGAGTGCAGCCGGCGCCCCGAATACCGCCATGATGCCGTCGCCGGTGAACTTGTCGACCGTGCCGCCGTAACGCTGCACCGCGGTCGCCGAGCGTGTGAACACCTCGGCCATGATCTCGCGCAGCCGCTCCGCGCCCAGCAAGGCAGCGATGTCCATCGAGCGGACGACGTCGGCGAACAAGACGGTGACTTGCTTGTACTCCGCTGACCGGGCGCTGCGGATCAGTGGCTCACCGCATTCGCTGCAGAACTTCGCGGTGGCGGCCACCGCGCTGCCACACGATCGGCAGGACGCGTCCGCGGCGACGGTTCGACTGACGTCCACCTCGGTATCGTGGCACTGCCCGAGACGCCGGGTCTACATATTCACCCGACGACGCGGGGCGGCTGACGATACAGCGCCGCGCCGGCGGTCACGCCGGCACCCGCGGCGACGAACAGCACCTGGGTGCCCGCGGGCAGGCTCTCCACCTGCCCCTGGAAGGCTGCGGCCAGCGCCGCCGTATGCATGTGCTCGTCGTCCGCCACGCGGATCAGGTCGGCCGGCACCCCGAGCCGGTTGCCCAGCGCCGCACGGAACCCCTGCCGTGCCGGAGCGACGACGATCATGTCGATGGCCGACAGCCGCACGGAATGCGCCGCCAGGCAGGCCGCCACCGCCTGGGCCGCCGCGGCGGCGAACTGGTCATCGATGTCGGCCGACTCGCTGAACCGGAGAACATTACGGGCGTCGGCGAAACCGACGGTGGCACGGAATGTCTCGTCAGTTGCCCCGTCATCCAGGTTCGCCCACGAGACGCGGCTCAGACCGTAGTCGTCGTTGGTCCAGCCGCACAACAACGCGGCTCCGGCGGCCGAGAACGGGAAGTGCTCGCTCATCCCGTGCCCGGGATCGGCGTCGCTGGCCACGATCAGCGCGCGATTGATGCTGTGGGTCCGCAGAAAACCGTCGACGATCTGCAGCGCGGTCAACACACCGCAGGCGCCGTTGGCGATGTCGAAGGAGAACGTGCCGTGACCACCGGCATGCGGGTCTTCGGGGTTGGCCCCGATGTCGTCCTGGATCAGCGCTGCCAGCGCGGGTTCGCCCAGATTCCGGTCGCGATATATCCCCGCGTTGACCACGAGATCCAGCTCGCCGGGATCGCATCCCGCTCGCTGCAGGCAATCCTTGGCCGCGGCCACGGCCAGGTGCAGCGCGCTGTGCCGATGCAGCAGGCCCGGGTGTGTGAGGTCGACTCGGTCAATGACTGTGCCCATACCGGCTCACCATGTCCTCATCCAGGGTCAGTAAGACGATTCCTATTTCCAGCCCCGAAGCCAGGGCGATCAGCGCGATCCGTTCTCCGGGTGCGATGTGTCCGGCCTCGAGTTCCTCGACCAGGGCCACCGTGTGGGTGGTCGACGCCGTGTTGCCGTACCGGTCCACGGTGATCACCGCGTCATGGCGGGGCTTGTCGCCGAACGACTGCGACATTCGGGCCATGCCCTTGCGGATTGCCCGCGCCGACGTCTGATGGGTGATCACGTGGTCGATGTCGTGAATCGAAATGCCGGCCGTATCAAGGACTTCCTGCAACAGCAGCGGCGTGTTTTCCATCGCGGCCTGGTGGATGGCGCGGGAATTGGTGAACATCCGCGCGCCCGGGTCGTGTCCGCGCGGGTAGGCCAGACACAGCCGGCTGTAGTCGGCGACGGTGGTGAACCCGGCCAGGGCGATTCCCGCCGAGCCGACGGGTGCGCGCTCCAGCAGCAGAGCCGCACCGGCATCGCCGAGGGTCAACGAGGCCAGCTCCTTGCTCATGATGTTGCGAATATGGCGCGCGGCGTTATGGCTGAGCTGGGAAATGTACTCGCCACTGACGACCAGTCCCCGCTCGACCACGCCCTGCCGGATCCAGTTGTTCAGAATCGTTACCCCGGTCAGCATTCCGGCGCACGCATTGGACACGTCGAACGTCATCGCCCGCGCAGCCCCGATGGCACGGGCAACAGCGCTGCTCATGGTCGGTTCCAGCCATTGGGTGAGGCCGCCGCGGAACTTGGTGATGCTGCAGTTGATCACCACGTCCAGCGACGCCGGGTCCTGCCGCGCGGCGGCCAGTGCGTTCAGTGCCGCGGACGTGGCCAGGGAGTAGGAATCCTCATCCCCCACCGAGACCCGGCGCTCCCGTATTCCGGTCAGCCGTTCTAGGTCGATATGGGTGTGATGACGTGTGGTCGCCATCAATTCGTCTGTGGTGAGGTGTGTTTCGGGCAGATGCCGGCCGGCGCCGGCGACCCGGGTGACGAACGGCGCTTGCGGTCCGTTCGCCGTCTCCATTACCAGCCAGTGCCGCGTCATGAGCTGGACCTCCTTCCCGCCGGCGCAGGTCAACGCCGGAATTCGAGTACTTCGGTCACGGGCCGCCGCGCGGTGCGCTCGACGTGCTGGTCGTTGGCCGGTGATCGGCCGACTCGGATGAGTAGCTGCGGCCGGCCCGCGGTCCCGGTGATCTCGGCGATGATGTTGCGGCTCATCGTCATTTCGGTCATATGCGTCAGCGTGCACGTGGCCATGCTCGCCATGGTGCACTCGAGCAGCACGGCCGACATCGCCTCGCCGCAGCGCAACACGTCCAACGGCTCATCGCTGTCGGTGGACAACACCACGATTTTGGACTGGTCATGATCGATGCCCGGACGACGGTGCCCGCCGCCGGCCGGTGGAAACGCCCGCGCGATGTCGACTCGAGCCGCTTCGGCGGTGGACACCAGCGCGCCTTCCGGCGCGTGACTGGGGTCTTCCGTGAACGGCGATGTCCACCAACGTAATTCGGATAGATATGTGGTGTCGTAACGGCGCAGCATCTCGGTGAGCCGGGACGCCTCGGCCAGGGCCGGACGCTGGTCGTCGGCCACCACGCCCAGGTGGACGTGATAGGGCGCGACCACGCGGCGCAGCACGGACTCCGCCGCGGTCCACCGGCCGGGCGGGTCGAACGGCAATCGGTCGGTGCGGCGTCGCAGGATGGCCTGCGCCCGCCGCTGCTGCTCTGCCGTGACGGTTTCGGCGCGACGAAATCGCAATGTTGCGAGGTGATCCTGGTTGACAGGATCGGGAAACCGTTCGGTGGTCGTGTCCCAGCCGGCCACCGACATGGCGACACGCAGGTGATCCAGCACCGCGCCGCAGCTCAACAACAGTTCCCGGCCGGTGTGGTCGGTAGCCGGCATCGACCGGCTGGTGTCGGCCCACAGGTGCAACGTGGGACCCTCCGCAATCCATCGCCATGGCTGGCTGTTGTGCAACGACGGGGCATGACATGCCAACATCACCGCTTCGCGGATCACCACCGCATCGGGTCCATCGGGCCCCGTCGCCGCCGTCATGAGCATCACCTTTCGCCTGTGTGGTCAACGCTAGGAACTTGCGCCGCGGGCGGACAGGGCCGTTGGTCCTCGACGAGAGGGGCCTTGGGCTCGGCTCGCGGCCGCCGGGAGCGAATCCGACGACCGCGGTGCTATTGCGGCGCGCCGGCTCCGGTGGCACCGAGCCAGACGTCGTGGGCTTCCCGAACCGAGAACTCGAGCGGACGGGAGGTGTCGACCGGATGCGCGGTGTCCCAGCCGTTGTGCTGAGCGGCCAGGGTCGCGGCAATCTGCGGCGTCGCATCGGAATTGCCCGCTTGCCTGGTCCTGACTCGGTCGGCTGCCGTGTCGACCGGGACCGTGCACAGCAGTTCCACCAGCGGCGAATGTGCTTCGGCGGCAAGGCGATACGCTTGGGCGCGCAGCTGCGGATCGCGCCAGGTCCCGTCGAGGATCACCGGCCGCCCATTCGCCAGACTCAGACGCGCTCGGCGCAGGGCTACCTCGTAGACGGCCGTGACGTTTCGGGGGCTGTACAGCCCGGCATCCAACACGCCGGACTCTCCCGCGATGGCGCCCCACTCACGCAGCTGCCGGCGCACGTCGTCGGTGGAGATGACTTGAGCCCCAACGCGTTCCGCCAATGCGCGGGCCACGGTGGATTTTCCGGTGCCCGGGTTGCCGCCGACCAGCGCCAGCCGAACCGCGCCTTGGCGCAGATGCCGGGTGGCTATGGCCAGGTGCCGGGCAGCGTCGGCCGCGGCCGACGACTTGCCCTGCGACAGCCGGACACAGTCGACCTTGGCCCGCACTACCGCGCGATAGGCGATGTAGAAGTCATGCAGCGGCTTCGGCGCGGTATCGCCGCAATGAACCAGGTAGCGTTCGAGAAAGTATTCGCCAAGGTCGTTGCGGCCCAAGAACTCCAAATCCATGGCCAGGAAGGCTGCATCGTCGATACGGTCGACGTAACGAAGTTGGTCGTCGAACTCGAGACAATCGAGCAGGGCCGGTCCGTCGGCGACGCAGAAGATGTCGTCGGCAAGCAGATCGCCGTGGCCGTCGACAATGCAGCCTTCCGCGATCCGGCGGTTGAACAGAACGTCACGGCCGCAGACGAATTCGGCAACCAGCTGCTCGATCCGCCCGATCGACTCGTCGGAGAACACCGCACCCGCATAGCGGTGAAGTTCGGTCAGGTTATCAGTCCAGCGTCGATTGATCGCGCCGACCTCGCCCTGGGCGTCGATCAGTGGACTTCGCTCAGCATGCTCGTGAAAGCGGGCCAGCACTGCGGCGATGGTGTCCAGTAACCCCCGAACCGACGTCTCGCACCCGCCGTGCTTGGCCAGCCACGCCAACCGGTCGCTGTCGCGGTAACGCCGCATCACCACGACCGGTTCGGCGGGACCTCCGGCAGGGTCGGAGAGATGCGCGATGCCGAGATAACTGTCGGCAGACAGCCGGCTGTTCAACTGGACTTCGCGCAGACACGCGCGTTCGCGTTGCTCGGGTGTCCGGAAATCCAGGAAGTCGGTCAACACCGGCTTCTTCGCCTTGTAGGCCCGGTCGCCGGCGAGCACCACGACACCGGTGTGGGTTTCGTGCACATCGACGTAGAGCACCCCAGCGGTCGTCGCTGCGTCGGCAGTATCTCTGTCGGCGTTGATCACGGCCTCCCATGCGCTCGTTGCCGATTGACGCGGACATCTCGGCGCTGTGGCCAGGACGGCTCAGGACGGACGAGCCACGATCACCGGTGTCCGAACCGAGTGAACCACCGCATTGCTGACTGAACCCAGCAGCATTCCGGTGAATCCCCCTCGGCCGTGGCTGCCCAGCACGACGAGTTGGGCGCTTTGCGCTTGGTCGATCAGCTCGCGCGCCGGCCGATCGCACACGACGAGCCGATGGACCGTGACGTCGGGATAACGCTCCTGCCAGCCGGCCAGGCGTTCGGCCACGGTCTGCTCCGCTTCGGCCTTGACGGTCGCCCAGTCCAAACCCGGCAGGTCGACCACTTCCAGGTCGCTCCAGGCATGCACCGCCTTCAACTCCACACCGCGGCGCGACGCCTCGTCGAACGCAATGGCCGTCGCCAGCTCCGAGACCGGCGAGCCATCGATTCCGACCACGACGGGGGCTTGCTGCAGCTGAGCACGATGCGCAGGATCGGCGGCGGCCGGGTCCGGGTCGCGGACGACGGCGACCGGACAGTTCGCGCGGCGCAATAGCGCCGAACCGACCGAGCCCAGGACCGCCCGGGCGACCGCTCCGCGCCCGTAACTGCCCACCACCACCAACTCTGCTTCGGCGGACAGCTCTACCAGCGTGGGCACCGGAGGCGACCATCTCAGCTCGCTGTGGATGGTGATCTCCCGGTGGGCCTGCACAGCCTCCTCAGCGATCTTGACCGCCTGTTCGAGGACCTGGCGACCGTCTTCCTCCTGCCACGCGGCCATGCCCATCGCCATCGGCATCTCGGGCCACATCGGCACGGCCGCATTCACCATGTGCACCAAGGTCAGTGGAAGATGGCGCAGCGTGGCGTCCTGTGCTGCCCACGACACTGCCGCATTCGACGCGGCCGATCCGTCGACGCCTACGACGATGCCCAGACGTTTCATGGTTGTAGACATTCCCTTCTCGCTCAGCCAACCAAAACGCTAGTGCCCGCGCCGGCACCGGTCGTGGGGCTTAAGTCACCAACCGCGTGGCCGTCAGACCTTCGCTACCCACCGGGGACCAACGCCTCGCGAGCAGGGGTCGAACGACCCTGCCGGCAACCGGCGATGCGCAATAACCTCGCGAAGTGACGGGTTCGCTGGTCTGTGGGCGGGCCGTCTGATCGGG
The nucleotide sequence above comes from Mycobacterium pseudokansasii. Encoded proteins:
- a CDS encoding 3-oxoacyl-[acyl-carrier-protein] synthase III C-terminal domain-containing protein yields the protein MGTVIDRVDLTHPGLLHRHSALHLAVAAAKDCLQRAGCDPGELDLVVNAGIYRDRNLGEPALAALIQDDIGANPEDPHAGGHGTFSFDIANGACGVLTALQIVDGFLRTHSINRALIVASDADPGHGMSEHFPFSAAGAALLCGWTNDDYGLSRVSWANLDDGATDETFRATVGFADARNVLRFSESADIDDQFAAAAAQAVAACLAAHSVRLSAIDMIVVAPARQGFRAALGNRLGVPADLIRVADDEHMHTAALAAAFQGQVESLPAGTQVLFVAAGAGVTAGAALYRQPPRVVG
- a CDS encoding 3-oxoacyl-ACP synthase III family protein produces the protein MTRHWLVMETANGPQAPFVTRVAGAGRHLPETHLTTDELMATTRHHTHIDLERLTGIRERRVSVGDEDSYSLATSAALNALAAARQDPASLDVVINCSITKFRGGLTQWLEPTMSSAVARAIGAARAMTFDVSNACAGMLTGVTILNNWIRQGVVERGLVVSGEYISQLSHNAARHIRNIMSKELASLTLGDAGAALLLERAPVGSAGIALAGFTTVADYSRLCLAYPRGHDPGARMFTNSRAIHQAAMENTPLLLQEVLDTAGISIHDIDHVITHQTSARAIRKGMARMSQSFGDKPRHDAVITVDRYGNTASTTHTVALVEELEAGHIAPGERIALIALASGLEIGIVLLTLDEDMVSRYGHSH
- a CDS encoding Acg family FMN-binding oxidoreductase — encoded protein: MTAATGPDGPDAVVIREAVMLACHAPSLHNSQPWRWIAEGPTLHLWADTSRSMPATDHTGRELLLSCGAVLDHLRVAMSVAGWDTTTERFPDPVNQDHLATLRFRRAETVTAEQQRRAQAILRRRTDRLPFDPPGRWTAAESVLRRVVAPYHVHLGVVADDQRPALAEASRLTEMLRRYDTTYLSELRWWTSPFTEDPSHAPEGALVSTAEAARVDIARAFPPAGGGHRRPGIDHDQSKIVVLSTDSDEPLDVLRCGEAMSAVLLECTMASMATCTLTHMTEMTMSRNIIAEITGTAGRPQLLIRVGRSPANDQHVERTARRPVTEVLEFRR
- a CDS encoding AAA family ATPase: MNADRDTADAATTAGVLYVDVHETHTGVVVLAGDRAYKAKKPVLTDFLDFRTPEQRERACLREVQLNSRLSADSYLGIAHLSDPAGGPAEPVVVMRRYRDSDRLAWLAKHGGCETSVRGLLDTIAAVLARFHEHAERSPLIDAQGEVGAINRRWTDNLTELHRYAGAVFSDESIGRIEQLVAEFVCGRDVLFNRRIAEGCIVDGHGDLLADDIFCVADGPALLDCLEFDDQLRYVDRIDDAAFLAMDLEFLGRNDLGEYFLERYLVHCGDTAPKPLHDFYIAYRAVVRAKVDCVRLSQGKSSAAADAARHLAIATRHLRQGAVRLALVGGNPGTGKSTVARALAERVGAQVISTDDVRRQLREWGAIAGESGVLDAGLYSPRNVTAVYEVALRRARLSLANGRPVILDGTWRDPQLRAQAYRLAAEAHSPLVELLCTVPVDTAADRVRTRQAGNSDATPQIAATLAAQHNGWDTAHPVDTSRPLEFSVREAHDVWLGATGAGAPQ
- a CDS encoding universal stress protein, which produces MSTTMKRLGIVVGVDGSAASNAAVSWAAQDATLRHLPLTLVHMVNAAVPMWPEMPMAMGMAAWQEEDGRQVLEQAVKIAEEAVQAHREITIHSELRWSPPVPTLVELSAEAELVVVGSYGRGAVARAVLGSVGSALLRRANCPVAVVRDPDPAAADPAHRAQLQQAPVVVGIDGSPVSELATAIAFDEASRRGVELKAVHAWSDLEVVDLPGLDWATVKAEAEQTVAERLAGWQERYPDVTVHRLVVCDRPARELIDQAQSAQLVVLGSHGRGGFTGMLLGSVSNAVVHSVRTPVIVARPS